One region of Anaerolineae bacterium genomic DNA includes:
- a CDS encoding AI-2E family transporter → MSEQKPELPLPQSVSRRWSAQAKLVVVIATMIAVVWALFRFSSLLSPLIIAVILAYLLTPLVNWLHRRARFPRVVALLVVYIILLGLISVVPLLVVPPLVKEFGNFRLDLESIIVNVISFLSRPISVLGFVLEPPNIYDQLVATLRGLLSPMAVSAVSILMGIASSLVWLIFILVVSFYLIKDADPIMHYLRGMIPPDLRPDADRLIAEIGDIWNSFFRGQLVLSATVGVITGVVVTALGLSNGAILGLLAGVLEVIPNFGPVLAAIPAILLALFQGSKFIPIGNGWFALVIAGAYVLIQQIENNYLVPRIIGRSVKLHPVVVLVGAVAGAYLGGILGVFLAAPVIASVRVLGRYLYRKVLDMEPFEPVLVPLREPEPMPIAGMLCGREINAILFDLDGTLMDTDDAMIDAWAERIKAANPAWSSPELRNALRRLVMAGEKPTNALLTFLDRLGLDRPAFRLKAQLDAIRKEGEVSFRPMEGAQDVIQSLSTRFKLGIITTRSRQEAQAFLRQAGLDGLFQVIITRDDVERLKPHPESVWRAALELGIPAQRCAVVGDTDVDIQAAKAAGALAIGVLSGFGDEKDLSQADVILNSIRDLDKWL, encoded by the coding sequence ATGAGCGAGCAAAAGCCCGAACTGCCCCTTCCGCAATCGGTATCCAGGCGCTGGAGCGCCCAGGCCAAGCTCGTGGTGGTCATTGCCACCATGATCGCTGTGGTCTGGGCGCTGTTCCGCTTCAGCAGTTTGCTCTCCCCGCTCATTATCGCTGTTATCCTGGCCTATCTCCTCACGCCGCTGGTGAACTGGCTGCATCGGCGCGCTCGCTTCCCGCGTGTGGTGGCCCTGCTGGTGGTCTATATCATACTGCTTGGCCTTATCAGCGTGGTGCCCCTGTTGGTGGTCCCGCCCCTGGTCAAGGAATTCGGGAACTTTCGGCTGGACCTGGAAAGCATCATCGTCAATGTTATAAGCTTCCTCTCCCGGCCCATCAGCGTCCTGGGCTTCGTGCTGGAACCCCCCAATATCTATGACCAGCTTGTGGCCACCCTGCGCGGTCTGTTGTCGCCCATGGCGGTCAGCGCTGTCAGCATCCTGATGGGCATTGCCAGCAGTTTGGTCTGGCTGATTTTCATCCTGGTGGTCTCTTTCTACCTCATCAAGGACGCGGATCCCATCATGCATTATCTGCGCGGCATGATCCCACCGGACCTGCGTCCTGATGCGGACCGGCTGATCGCGGAAATCGGGGATATATGGAACTCGTTTTTCCGCGGCCAGCTTGTGCTGAGCGCCACTGTCGGGGTGATCACCGGGGTGGTCGTCACGGCGTTGGGGCTGAGCAATGGCGCGATACTCGGTTTGCTCGCCGGCGTCCTGGAAGTGATCCCCAATTTTGGGCCGGTGCTGGCGGCGATCCCTGCCATCCTGCTGGCGCTGTTCCAGGGTTCCAAGTTTATCCCCATTGGCAACGGCTGGTTCGCGCTGGTGATCGCCGGCGCCTATGTCCTCATCCAGCAGATCGAAAATAACTACCTGGTGCCGCGCATCATCGGGCGCAGTGTCAAGCTGCATCCGGTGGTGGTGCTGGTGGGCGCGGTGGCCGGCGCCTACCTGGGCGGCATCCTGGGCGTGTTCCTGGCCGCGCCGGTCATCGCTTCGGTGCGGGTGCTGGGCCGCTATCTGTACCGCAAGGTGCTGGATATGGAGCCTTTCGAGCCGGTGCTGGTGCCCCTGCGCGAGCCGGAGCCCATGCCCATCGCCGGCATGCTCTGCGGCCGGGAAATCAACGCCATCCTCTTTGACCTGGACGGCACCCTCATGGACACCGACGATGCCATGATTGACGCCTGGGCGGAGCGCATCAAGGCGGCGAACCCGGCCTGGTCATCCCCGGAACTGCGGAATGCCCTGCGCCGGCTGGTTATGGCCGGCGAAAAGCCCACCAATGCCCTCCTGACCTTTTTGGACCGGCTGGGGCTGGACCGGCCGGCGTTCCGGTTGAAGGCCCAGCTTGACGCCATCCGCAAAGAGGGTGAGGTCTCGTTTCGGCCCATGGAAGGGGCCCAGGATGTGATCCAGTCCCTGAGCACCCGGTTCAAGCTGGGAATTATCACCACGCGCTCGCGCCAGGAGGCCCAGGCCTTCCTGCGGCAGGCCGGCCTGGATGGCCTGTTTCAGGTCATCATCACCCGCGATGATGTGGAGCGGCTGAAACCCCATCCCGAATCGGTCTGGCGCGCCGCGCTGGAGCTCGGGATCCCGGCCCAGCGCTGTGCCGTGGTGGGGGATACGGATGTGGATATCCAGGCGGCCAAGGCCGCCGGCGCCCTGGCGATCGGGGTCCTCTCCGGCTTTGGCGATGAGAAAGACCTCTCCCAGGCCGACGTCATCCTCAACTCCATCCGCGACCTGGACAAGTGGCTGTAA